The DNA region GCGATGCGCTCGACAGCCGCTTGCTTGCAATTGCGATCGTCTTTGTTCTCGGCGCGATCCAGATGGTCGTTCATATCGTCTATTTCCTGCATATTAACTCCCGCGTGGAGGAAGGTTGGCTGGCGATGGCGCTCACATTTACGATCTTGCTCGTCGTCATTGTCCTGTCCGGTTCGATCTGGGTGATGTTCAACCTTGAGCAAAACATGATGCCCGCACACGAGCAGATAGAGCGCGTCCGCTCGTTGCCTTGAGCCGTTATTCCT from Labrenzia sp. CE80 includes:
- the cyoD gene encoding cytochrome o ubiquinol oxidase subunit IV, which codes for MSASDNTAYEEGHGGGHGSFKSYMIGFVLSVILTIIPFYIVMGDALDSRLLAIAIVFVLGAIQMVVHIVYFLHINSRVEEGWLAMALTFTILLVVIVLSGSIWVMFNLEQNMMPAHEQIERVRSLP